The DNA sequence TTCCGCGAGGGGTCTCCCCCAATGGGTCAAGGGACAGCCCCGGCGGGCACGGCCTGGGCCATGGGTGCCGGCCCTGAGGAGGTTGATATAGTTGCTGCAACCCGGTGACCAAGCGCCTGACTTCACCACCGTGGACGACCAGGGCAACACCGTCAGCCTGTCGGATTTCCGGGGCAAGCCGGTGGTGCTGTACTTTTATCCCAAGGACCACACCCCCGGCTGCACCGCCGAGGCCTGCCGGTTCCGGGACCTCCACGAGGATCTGGAGGCCCACGGGGCCGTGGTGCTGGGGGTGAGCCCCGACTCGGTCCAGTCCCACCAGCGCTTCCGGGACAAGCACCGGCTGCCCTTCCGGCTCCTATCGGACCCGGAGCGGGAGATGGCCCAGGCCTACGGGGTGCTGAAGCCGAAGCGCATGTTCGGCCGCACCTACATGGGCATCGACCGCACCACCTTCCTCATCGACGAGGAGGGGCGCATCAAGGCGGTCATCCGCGGCATCCGGGCCGACAAGCACCCCGACGAAGCCCTCCGGCTCCTGGTGGGCGAGGCGGCTGCGCAGTAATAGTGGCCGGCTACCGCTCGCTATCCGGCCTGGCAGCCTGGGCCGCCTGCCAGCAAAGCCCGGCCAGCCCGCCGCCCAGAAGCGGGCCAGCGACCGAGTCCACTGCGCCCGGCCGGAAGGAGGGGCACCATGGAGGTTTTCGCCGATTACCTGGACGCCATCGAAAACCTGGAACACCGGGCCCGCACCCAAGAGGTGCTGGCCTGGGTGATGGAGCAGTTCCCGGACCTGGAGCCCCACATCAAGTGGAACCAGCCCATGTTCACCCATCGAGGATCATTCATCGTAGGCTTCAGCGTAGCCAAAAAGCATTTGGCCGTCGCTCCGGAAGCGGCCGGCATCCAACGCTTTTCCGAGGAAATCGTGCAGGCGGGCTATGAACACACCAAGATGCTGATTCGCTTTCCCTGGAACCGGCCGGTGGACTACCCCCTGCTCCAGCGGATCATCCAGTTCAACATTACGGACAAAGCGGGGTCCCCTACCTTTTGGCGCAAGTCTTAGGGGACTGGGTCCATTCCTCTAGGATTTGGGCGAACAACTGCGGTTGAGACAAGGGCCAACCGTGGTCGCCGCCTGGAATCCGGCGGGCGGCGACGGCGGGCAGCAAGGCCACCAAATCCGCCATGGACCGGTGGACCAACCGGGGCTCCCTTTCCCCTGCCAAAACCAATACAGGTGTTGACACCTTGCCCAGTTCCGGCGGCGGTGAAAAGGTCAAGGCCGCGGTCAGCACTTGAATCAGTTCCTCCCGGTCCATTTCCGCAATTGCCGTGCTGAAGCGGTCAAAAAATTCCTCGGGGATGCCCTGGGACTTCATGGTCAGCCTGATCAGCCCCGGGTTTTGGCGCAACGGCCAGTAGGCCTTCACCAGCGGGGGAACCAAGGGGGCCACGGCCGCCGGCCTGGTCAAACTGCCCGAGACGACTACGGTCGCCGGCAACTGGGGATGCCGGGCCAGCAGGGTCAGGGCCACCTGACCCCCTAGGGAATGGCCCACCACATGAATCGGCCCGTGGGCAACCCGCTCACCGATGGCCTGGGCCACCCGGTCAGCGGCATTGTCTAGGGCGAAGGGTCCGGGACTGGCGCCGTGAGCCGGCAGATCGGGCACCAGCACATGGAAGCCCTGCAGGTGTTCCGCTACCTGCTGCCACACCCAGCCGGCCAGGCCCGCGCCGTGCACCAGGACAACGGCCGGACCCGAGGGCGAACCGGATTCCACTACATGTAACGAGGAAGTCACTCAGGCCAGGGCCGCCTTGAACTCGGCGATGGCCGCCGCCACGTAGCTGCCGTCCCGGTATGGCCTCCGGACGCCCTCGTCGTCGCCCTGGATCCGGGCGAACTCCTGCTCTTCTGGCCGGGAGGCGAAGCGCCCCATCTCCCGGCCCTCCCGGTCGATGAAGACGAAGACGGGCAGCTTCTTCCGCCCCAAGGTGAGGAAGTACTTTTCGACGACCTCGGCATTTTCCGGGGCGTCCCGGTAGATCACCCGGATGTGGAAGGCGCCCGTCTCGGCGTTGATGCGGCCCAGCAGGGCCAGGTTGAAGATGCCGTCGCCGCACCAGTTCTCGTTGATCACCAAAGTGCGGATGGGGCCGCCTTCCCGCCGGGCCCGCTCCCGAAACCATTCCAAATCCTCTTGGCTGATCTGGGCGGCGTTGTAGGCGTTGTCGAAGCGTTCCCGCTGGCCCTCGTCGTAGTTGGCCACAAACTCTTCGTAGGGAATTCCCTTTTCGAAAATGGGCACGGCGTCCAGCACCGGCTTGTACCAGACCATGACTATCCCACTCCTTGACGGGAGAATTGCAAGAACCTTTCCCACTACAGGCGCAAATTATGGTATAATTCCTTCAGGCCTCTTCGGACTATCCCTCTAATACCAAAAATCTACGCGGTAGATCTCTGCCTCACGGGCTTCTTATGGGCAGGGACTGTCACCTTTTTTCCGCGCGGCCCTGAGGCAGGGCTCTCCCGCCCGAGAAAGGGTGACGTCGATGCGCAAGGTGCGTGTGGCCATTGCCGGCGTAGGCAATTGTGCCAGTTCTCTGGTGCAGGGTATCTACTATTACGCCAGCCCAGAGCGGGCCCAGCAGGCCGCCGGGCTCATGTCGCCTGATATCGGCGGTTACCGACCGGGCGACGTAGAGATTGTGGCAGCATTCGATATCGACGCGCGGAAGGTGGGGCGCCCCCTCCACGAGGCCCTCTTCGCCAAGCCCAACTGCACTCCCGTATTCCATCGCGACATTCCCGACACCGGCGTAGTAGTCCAGATGGGGCCCGTGCTGGACGGGGCCAGCTCCCACATGCAGGACTATCCCGAAGACCGCACGTTCAAAGTGGCCGACCTGCCTCCCGTGGATGTGGCCAAGGTGCTGCGGGAGACTAGGGCCGATGTGCTGGTGAGCTACCTGCCCGTAGGCTCCGAAGAAGCTTCCTTCTATTATGCCGAGGCCGCTTTGCAGGCTGGGGCTGCTTTCGTGAACGCCATCCCGGTGTTCATCGCCTCCAATCCCCAGTGGGCGGAGCGCTTCCGGCGGAAGAACCTGCCCATCATCGGCGACGACATCAAGAGCCAGGTGGGTGCCACCATCGTACACCGAGTGCTTACCCGCCTGTTTGAGGACCGGGGTGTGCGCCTGGCCCGCACCTACCAGTTGAATTTCGGCGGCAACACCGACTTCCTCAACATGCTCAACCACAGCCGTCTGGACAGCAAGAAGAAGTCC is a window from the Sphingobacteriaceae bacterium genome containing:
- the bcp gene encoding thioredoxin-dependent thiol peroxidase, coding for MLQPGDQAPDFTTVDDQGNTVSLSDFRGKPVVLYFYPKDHTPGCTAEACRFRDLHEDLEAHGAVVLGVSPDSVQSHQRFRDKHRLPFRLLSDPEREMAQAYGVLKPKRMFGRTYMGIDRTTFLIDEEGRIKAVIRGIRADKHPDEALRLLVGEAAAQ
- a CDS encoding iron chaperone, which translates into the protein MEVFADYLDAIENLEHRARTQEVLAWVMEQFPDLEPHIKWNQPMFTHRGSFIVGFSVAKKHLAVAPEAAGIQRFSEEIVQAGYEHTKMLIRFPWNRPVDYPLLQRIIQFNITDKAGSPTFWRKS
- a CDS encoding alpha/beta hydrolase, with protein sequence MTSSLHVVESGSPSGPAVVLVHGAGLAGWVWQQVAEHLQGFHVLVPDLPAHGASPGPFALDNAADRVAQAIGERVAHGPIHVVGHSLGGQVALTLLARHPQLPATVVVSGSLTRPAAVAPLVPPLVKAYWPLRQNPGLIRLTMKSQGIPEEFFDRFSTAIAEMDREELIQVLTAALTFSPPPELGKVSTPVLVLAGEREPRLVHRSMADLVALLPAVAARRIPGGDHGWPLSQPQLFAQILEEWTQSPKTCAKR
- a CDS encoding thioredoxin family protein, whose amino-acid sequence is MVWYKPVLDAVPIFEKGIPYEEFVANYDEGQRERFDNAYNAAQISQEDLEWFRERARREGGPIRTLVINENWCGDGIFNLALLGRINAETGAFHIRVIYRDAPENAEVVEKYFLTLGRKKLPVFVFIDREGREMGRFASRPEEQEFARIQGDDEGVRRPYRDGSYVAAAIAEFKAALA
- a CDS encoding inositol-3-phosphate synthase; amino-acid sequence: MRKVRVAIAGVGNCASSLVQGIYYYASPERAQQAAGLMSPDIGGYRPGDVEIVAAFDIDARKVGRPLHEALFAKPNCTPVFHRDIPDTGVVVQMGPVLDGASSHMQDYPEDRTFKVADLPPVDVAKVLRETRADVLVSYLPVGSEEASFYYAEAALQAGAAFVNAIPVFIASNPQWAERFRRKNLPIIGDDIKSQVGATIVHRVLTRLFEDRGVRLARTYQLNFGGNTDFLNMLNHSRLDSKKKSKTGSVQSQLAEPLPDEQIHIGPSDYIPWLEDNKVCQIRMEGFGFGDQPITLDLRLSVQDSPNSAGVMIDAVRYAKVALDRRIGGPLLGPSAYLMKTPPVQMTDEEARQRCLAFARGEPEVPLPAAAGFGDAQER